One window of the Sulfurimonas crateris genome contains the following:
- a CDS encoding formylglycine-generating enzyme family protein, whose protein sequence is MKKIILSTFVVSSFLFAGDFTNSIGMVFKEIPSGSFLMGTATPNCPKDNPYTSQNEYEDCMSYIKKETPQHKVFVDGFYMQESEVTQGQWYEVMGDNPANFKTGDANMPVEHVSWDDAKKFIKKLNAKEGTDKYRLPTEEEWEYAARAGTTTKWYCGDNESCVSSIAVTGTSSPKPVKSKKPNAWGLYDMSGNVWEWTDSCWRDDYNSEKKCDRKVIRGGSWTGDASATYSAFRGIFIPDVGTIILGFRLLRMK, encoded by the coding sequence ATGAAAAAAATTATTCTCTCAACTTTCGTTGTTTCTAGTTTTTTATTTGCTGGTGATTTTACCAACTCTATCGGTATGGTATTTAAAGAGATTCCTTCAGGAAGCTTTCTAATGGGGACCGCAACGCCAAACTGCCCAAAAGACAATCCATATACTTCTCAAAATGAGTACGAAGATTGCATGAGTTACATTAAAAAAGAAACCCCACAACACAAAGTATTTGTTGATGGTTTTTATATGCAAGAGAGCGAAGTGACTCAAGGTCAATGGTATGAAGTGATGGGAGATAACCCTGCAAACTTTAAAACAGGTGATGCAAATATGCCGGTAGAACATGTAAGCTGGGATGATGCAAAAAAATTTATCAAAAAACTCAATGCCAAAGAGGGTACAGACAAATACCGCCTTCCAACTGAAGAAGAGTGGGAGTATGCAGCAAGAGCAGGAACAACCACAAAATGGTACTGTGGAGACAATGAGAGCTGTGTAAGTTCGATAGCAGTCACTGGTACATCTTCTCCAAAACCAGTAAAAAGCAAAAAACCAAATGCTTGGGGTCTGTATGATATGAGTGGCAATGTTTGGGAGTGGACAGATAGCTGTTGGAGAGATGACTACAACTCAGAAAAAAAGTGCGATAGGAAAGTTATCCGTGGTGGGAGCTGGACTGGCGACGCTTCCGCTACCTATTCAGCGTTTCGTGGCATCTTTATCCCAGATGTTGGTACCATAATCTTAGGTTTTCGACTCCTCAGGATGAAATAA
- a CDS encoding outer membrane beta-barrel protein, translated as MKKLSRLILAVTLTVSSLAADEVRKTVYIGVTTASIENESMTEGVFGFGVDKIYSSCMLWGLHSEYSFGKLSDDATNKNDMVATIELDLKAGFVPFRGFSVYALVAGAGQYIENDGAYGFGYGAGMDYALSESIIFDVRYKTYSMKSTLLDYDYDKAVASLRYKF; from the coding sequence ATGAAAAAACTATCAAGGTTAATTCTAGCTGTTACCCTTACAGTTTCTTCTTTAGCTGCCGATGAGGTTAGAAAAACAGTATATATCGGTGTTACAACTGCTTCTATAGAAAATGAGAGCATGACCGAGGGAGTATTTGGATTTGGGGTGGATAAAATCTATAGCAGCTGCATGCTTTGGGGGCTTCATAGCGAGTACAGTTTTGGCAAACTCTCTGATGATGCCACAAATAAAAATGACATGGTAGCTACCATAGAGTTAGATTTAAAAGCTGGTTTTGTTCCCTTTAGAGGCTTTTCTGTGTATGCTTTAGTGGCAGGGGCAGGGCAGTACATAGAGAATGATGGTGCTTATGGTTTTGGGTATGGTGCAGGGATGGACTATGCGCTGAGTGAGAGCATTATTTTTGATGTGAGATACAAAACTTACAGTATGAAAAGCACTCTGCTAGACTACGACTACGACAAAGCCGTTGCTTCTTTGAGATATAAGTTTTAA
- the rimO gene encoding 30S ribosomal protein S12 methylthiotransferase RimO, with amino-acid sequence MGNKLHIVSLGCTKNLVDTEVMMGKLQNFELTDDQGDADVIIVNTCGFIDAAKQESINTVLNLHDARKEDSVLVMAGCLSERYKEELAKDMPEVDIFTGVGDYDKIDELLQEKKSRFSEAVYLIDGAERVVTGSTYHAYIKLSEGCNQACSFCAIPSFKGKLNSRTLDSIAKEVEGLVAKGYYDFSFISQDSSSYLRDQNVKDGLSLLIQRIELIDGVKSARILYLYPSTTSMALLKNIAKSNIFHNYFDMPIQHINNDMLRIMKRGFGKKETLELLEFMKSLPNSFMRTSFIVGHPGETDEMFEEMCKFAANFGFDRINVFAYSDEETTTAHEMSEKIPVKIINKRAEILGEIAAEVMEKSLKGEIGKEVEIVIDGESEEHEYLLSAKELIWAPEIDGEIYVNDRTGDEELEFGKIYRAKITDIVGDILTATVDNA; translated from the coding sequence ATGGGCAATAAACTTCATATCGTATCTCTTGGATGCACAAAAAATCTGGTTGACACCGAAGTTATGATGGGCAAACTTCAAAACTTTGAGCTGACCGATGATCAGGGAGATGCAGATGTCATCATAGTAAACACCTGCGGTTTTATAGATGCTGCAAAACAGGAATCGATAAACACGGTGCTAAATCTTCACGACGCGCGAAAAGAGGACTCTGTTTTGGTTATGGCGGGATGTCTTAGCGAGAGGTACAAAGAGGAGTTGGCAAAAGATATGCCAGAGGTTGACATCTTTACCGGTGTTGGTGATTATGATAAGATCGATGAACTGCTGCAAGAGAAGAAGAGCAGATTTTCTGAGGCTGTATATCTTATTGACGGTGCCGAGCGCGTTGTTACAGGCTCAACCTATCATGCTTACATAAAACTCTCAGAAGGCTGTAACCAAGCATGCAGCTTCTGCGCAATTCCCTCTTTCAAAGGCAAACTAAACTCAAGAACTCTCGACTCGATTGCAAAAGAGGTTGAAGGTCTTGTAGCAAAAGGCTACTATGATTTTTCATTTATCTCTCAAGACAGCAGCTCATATTTGCGAGACCAAAATGTAAAAGACGGACTTAGCCTGCTTATCCAAAGGATTGAGCTCATTGATGGTGTAAAAAGTGCTAGGATCCTCTACCTTTACCCCTCTACAACATCGATGGCGCTTCTAAAAAATATAGCAAAAAGCAATATCTTCCACAACTACTTCGATATGCCTATCCAACATATAAATAACGACATGCTTCGCATTATGAAGAGAGGTTTTGGCAAAAAAGAGACCTTGGAGCTTTTAGAGTTTATGAAGTCACTTCCTAACTCATTTATGCGTACAAGCTTTATTGTCGGACACCCTGGCGAGACGGATGAGATGTTTGAAGAGATGTGTAAGTTTGCCGCAAATTTCGGTTTTGACCGCATAAATGTTTTTGCTTACTCCGATGAAGAGACCACTACGGCTCATGAGATGAGCGAGAAGATTCCTGTAAAAATCATCAACAAAAGAGCCGAGATCTTAGGTGAAATTGCCGCTGAAGTTATGGAAAAATCGCTCAAAGGCGAGATCGGCAAAGAGGTTGAGATAGTAATTGATGGCGAGAGCGAAGAGCATGAGTATCTTCTAAGCGCAAAAGAGCTTATCTGGGCGCCTGAGATTGACGGAGAAATTTATGTAAATGACAGAACCGGCGATGAAGAGCTTGAGTTTGGCAAGATTTACAGAGCCAAGATCACCGACATTGTCGGGGACATACTAACCGCAACAGTAGATAATGCTTAA